A genome region from Setaria italica strain Yugu1 chromosome III, Setaria_italica_v2.0, whole genome shotgun sequence includes the following:
- the LOC101757528 gene encoding protein TsetseEP-like: MATRRLSSCCLLLAVLLVAAAAATAFDEAAAAAGVGLGHGARFARKPGRAVAEMPQPEPKPEPKPEPMPHPEPKPEPKPMPEPKPMPHPEPKPEPMPHPEPKPEPKPEPKPEPKPMPEPKPEPKPMPEPKPEPKPEPKPEPKPKPEPKPEPKPKPEPKPMPEPKPEPKPMPEPKPEPTPVPEPKPEPKPEPKPMPEPKPKPEPKPEPKPEPKPEPKPKPEPKPEPKPEPKPEPKPKPEPKPEPKPEPKPEPKPKPKPEPKPEPKPEPEPKPYPKPEPKPKPEPKPEPKPEPKPEPKPKPEPKPEPKPKPDPPHIPPAADN; this comes from the coding sequence ATGGCGACGCGTCGCCTCTCTTCCTGCTGCCTTCTGCTCGCCGTGctcctggtggcggcggcggcggccacggccttcgacgaggcggcggcggctgccggcgtCGGGCTGGGTCACGGGGCGCGTTTCGCGCGAAAGCCTGGGCGTGCTGTCGCGGAGATGCCTCAGCCGGAACCCAAACCTGAACCGAAACCAGAGCCCATGCCACATCCTGAGCCTAAACCTGAACCAAAGCCCATGCCGGAGCCAAAGCCAATGCCACATCCAGAGCCGAAACCTGAGCCCATGCCTCACCCTGAACCGAAACCTGAGCCAAAGCCCGAACCTAAGCCTGAGCCAAAACCCATGCCCGAGCCAAAACCTGAACCAAAACCCATGCCCGAGCCTAAGCCGGAACCTAAGCCTGAGCCAAAACCTGAACCAAAACCTAAGCCTGAGCCAAAACCTGAACCAAAACCTAAGCCTGAGCCAAAACCCATGCCCGAGCCGAAACCTGAACCAAAACCCATGCCCGAGCCTAAGCCTGAGCCAACACCCGTGCCCGAGCCAAAGCCGGAACCTAAGCCCGAGCCGAAACCCATGCCCGAGCCAAAACCCAAGCCCGAGCCAAAGCCGGAACCCAAGCCCGAGCCAAAGCCGGAACCTAAGCCCAAGCCGGAACCCAAGCCCGAGCCAAAGCCGGAACCTAAGCCCGAGCCGAAACCCAAGCCCGAGCCAAAGCCGGAACCCAAGCCCGAGCCAAAGCCCGAACCGAAGCCAAAGCCGAAGCCGGAACCTAAACCCGAGCCCAAGCCTGAACCAGAGCCGAAGCCGTATCCTAAGCCGGAACCAAAACCCAAGCCAGAACCTAAGCCAGAACCCAAGCCAGAACCTAAGCCCGAACCCAAGCCCAAACCCGAGCCCAAGCCTGAGCCCAAGCCGAAGCCAGACCCGCCGCACATCCCTCCCGCAGCTGACAACTGA